One window from the genome of Desertifilum tharense IPPAS B-1220 encodes:
- the hemH gene encoding ferrochelatase yields the protein MGRFGVLLLNLGGPEQLGDVRPFLFNLFSDPEIIRLPFPWLQGPLAWLISTLRAQKSQENYRQIGGGSPLRRITEEQAKALEECLSRKGTDAKVYIGMRYWHPFTEEAIATIKRDGVEKLVILPLYPQFSISTSGSSFRLLEQIWKDDPSLERQIEHTVVPSWYNRPGYVRAMAQLIAQQLNQFEEPDRVHLFFSAHGVPISYVEEAGDPYQQEIEDCTALIVQQLNRPNPHTLAYQSRVGPVEWLKPYTEDALEELGAQGVKDLLVVPISFVSEHIETLQEIDIEYRELAEHAGISNFRRVPALNTHSGFIDDLANLAIESLESPSLQLSEVMHPKKNVKMYPQERWEWGMTTAAEVWNGRLAMIGFIALIVELISGQGLLHYVGLL from the coding sequence ATGGGTCGTTTCGGAGTTTTACTACTCAATTTAGGTGGACCAGAGCAACTGGGAGATGTTCGCCCTTTTCTCTTCAATCTGTTCTCCGATCCGGAAATCATTCGTTTACCGTTTCCTTGGTTACAGGGCCCCTTGGCGTGGTTAATCTCAACGTTAAGAGCGCAAAAGTCTCAAGAGAACTACCGTCAAATTGGTGGAGGTTCTCCCTTGCGTCGGATTACAGAAGAACAAGCAAAGGCTTTAGAAGAATGCTTGTCTCGTAAGGGGACTGACGCAAAAGTTTATATTGGAATGCGCTATTGGCATCCTTTTACAGAAGAAGCGATCGCAACAATTAAGCGAGACGGTGTTGAGAAACTGGTCATTTTGCCGCTGTATCCCCAATTCTCCATTAGTACAAGCGGTTCTAGTTTTCGACTTTTAGAGCAAATCTGGAAAGACGATCCGAGCTTAGAACGCCAAATTGAGCATACGGTGGTTCCTTCTTGGTATAACCGACCGGGTTATGTCCGAGCAATGGCTCAGTTAATTGCTCAACAGCTCAATCAGTTTGAAGAACCCGATCGCGTTCACCTGTTCTTTAGCGCTCATGGGGTTCCGATTAGCTATGTTGAGGAAGCAGGCGATCCTTACCAACAAGAAATTGAGGACTGTACAGCTTTAATCGTACAACAGCTTAATCGTCCTAACCCGCACACCTTAGCCTACCAAAGCCGAGTAGGTCCGGTAGAGTGGCTAAAACCCTATACCGAAGATGCTTTAGAAGAATTAGGCGCTCAAGGGGTTAAAGATTTGCTCGTTGTCCCGATCAGCTTTGTCTCCGAGCATATTGAGACCTTACAAGAAATTGATATCGAGTATCGAGAACTCGCAGAACATGCTGGAATTTCTAATTTTAGAAGAGTTCCAGCCCTGAATACTCATTCGGGTTTTATTGATGATTTAGCAAACTTGGCGATTGAATCCCTTGAATCCCCCAGTTTGCAGCTCTCTGAAGTCATGCACCCGAAAAAGAACGTGAAAATGTACCCTCAAGAGCGATGGGAATGGGGAATGACTACCGCCGCTGAGGTTTGGAATGGTCGTTTGGCAATGATTGGATTTATTGCCTTAATTGTTGAGTTAATTAGCGGTCAGGGACTCCTGCATTACGTTGGTTTATTGTAA
- a CDS encoding RNA-guided endonuclease TnpB family protein — MILGFKTELKLNHQQRTQLVKHCGVARHAWNWGLALTQNLLEHNQAHPQDKIKFPTAVDLHKWLVVMVKPECPWYYQVSKCAPQYALRQLSEAWKQAFKKLKKPPKFKKKGTADSFTVDGALAVEQNRVKVPVIGWLKTYERLPVEQKPKSFTISRTADRWFVSWNIEIEPTHELKPVSVVGVDLGVKALATLSTGEVFEGAKSYRKYEKKLSRLQWLNRHKVKGSNNWKKAQIQIARLHRQIANIRKDTLHKFTSYLAKNHSKIGIEDLNVSGMLANHKLAKAIADMGFYEFRRQLEYKCQLYGCELVVVNRWFASSKTCSNCGTKKETLSLAQRVFHCQCCGLEIDRDLNASINLEKAVS, encoded by the coding sequence ATGATTTTAGGATTTAAAACCGAGTTAAAACTCAACCACCAACAGCGAACGCAGCTAGTCAAGCATTGTGGGGTCGCCAGACACGCTTGGAACTGGGGGTTAGCACTGACTCAAAACCTCCTTGAACACAATCAAGCTCATCCCCAGGACAAGATTAAATTCCCAACGGCGGTTGACCTTCACAAGTGGCTAGTAGTCATGGTTAAGCCGGAATGCCCCTGGTATTATCAGGTCAGTAAATGCGCTCCTCAATACGCCTTGAGGCAGTTATCAGAAGCCTGGAAGCAAGCGTTCAAGAAGCTCAAGAAACCGCCCAAGTTTAAGAAAAAAGGAACTGCTGACAGCTTCACTGTTGATGGCGCATTGGCTGTAGAACAGAATCGAGTTAAAGTTCCTGTAATTGGCTGGCTCAAGACTTATGAGCGTTTACCCGTTGAGCAAAAGCCTAAATCTTTCACAATCAGCCGTACAGCCGACAGATGGTTTGTGAGTTGGAACATTGAGATTGAGCCAACCCATGAACTTAAACCCGTATCGGTTGTTGGCGTTGACCTTGGCGTCAAAGCACTAGCTACGCTATCAACGGGTGAGGTGTTTGAAGGTGCAAAGAGTTACCGCAAATACGAGAAAAAGCTTTCTCGGTTGCAATGGCTTAATCGCCACAAGGTCAAAGGCTCTAACAACTGGAAGAAAGCTCAAATTCAGATAGCGCGACTCCATCGTCAGATTGCCAACATCCGTAAAGATACACTCCATAAATTCACCTCCTATCTGGCTAAGAACCACAGCAAGATCGGGATTGAGGACTTGAATGTGTCCGGGATGCTGGCCAATCACAAGTTAGCTAAAGCGATTGCCGATATGGGATTTTACGAGTTTCGTCGCCAACTTGAGTACAAATGCCAGTTGTACGGCTGTGAATTGGTCGTAGTTAACCGATGGTTTGCTAGCAGCAAGACTTGCTCAAACTGCGGAACTAAAAAAGAAACGCTCTCCCTAGCTCAAAGAGTGTTCCATTGTCAGTGCTGCGGTCTTGAAATTGACCGCGACTTAAACGCCTCCATTAATTTGGAGAAAGCCGTCAGTTAG